In Methylococcus geothermalis, one genomic interval encodes:
- a CDS encoding RNA recognition motif domain-containing protein — MNYRVGDADLERTFAAYGTVKSAQVVMDRATGRSRGFGFVEMGSDQEAQAAIAGLNGKDMDGRNLMVNEARPPERRGGGGDVKRGGGGRRY; from the coding sequence TTGAACTATCGTGTCGGCGACGCCGATCTGGAACGGACCTTCGCGGCGTATGGCACCGTGAAATCGGCACAGGTGGTGATGGATCGCGCCACCGGCCGGTCCAGGGGATTCGGGTTCGTGGAAATGGGCAGCGACCAGGAGGCGCAAGCCGCCATCGCCGGGCTCAACGGCAAGGATATGGATGGACGCAATCTGATGGTCAATGAAGCTCGTCCGCCGGAAAGGCGCGGCGGCGGTGGCGACGTCAAGCGGGGCGGCGGCGGTAGGCGGTACTGA
- a CDS encoding DUF47 domain-containing protein has protein sequence MNFDHADRSLKKIFQDHLSCSLECGRALERLFADLDAAEPHIGLIRQLEEKGDALMREAYDALEIAPYSELVLLIQQFARHVDDILDGLNDTARVIDIFTPQQAEAAALDLLAITLSMVRRLSAEMDHYPRNELASIKQCREELKASEASADLVYHAWRKSHRRYSTLSLLAESDWTEILGILEKTTDSCYHAALLLERITKYRLRQAS, from the coding sequence ATGAATTTCGATCACGCCGACCGTTCACTCAAGAAAATATTCCAGGATCATCTGAGCTGCAGCCTCGAATGCGGTCGGGCTCTGGAAAGGCTTTTTGCCGACCTCGACGCCGCCGAACCGCATATCGGCCTGATCCGGCAGCTCGAAGAAAAAGGCGATGCGCTGATGCGCGAAGCCTATGATGCATTGGAGATCGCGCCCTATTCCGAACTGGTGCTGTTGATCCAGCAATTCGCCAGGCATGTCGACGACATTCTGGACGGCCTGAACGACACCGCCCGGGTGATCGACATTTTCACGCCGCAGCAGGCGGAAGCCGCCGCCCTCGATCTTCTCGCGATTACCCTTTCGATGGTCCGGCGGTTGTCGGCGGAAATGGACCACTATCCGCGAAACGAACTCGCGAGCATCAAGCAATGCAGGGAGGAGCTCAAGGCGTCGGAGGCGAGCGCGGACCTGGTGTATCACGCATGGCGGAAGTCACACCGGCGTTACAGCACCCTGTCGCTCCTGGCCGAATCGGACTGGACCGAGATTCTGGGAATCCTGGAAAAAACCACGGATTCCTGCTATCACGCGGCGCTTCTACTCGAGCGTATCACCAAGTATCGGCTGCGGCAGGCTTCGTGA
- a CDS encoding DEAD/DEAH box helicase: protein MSSELNSAGPAFADLGLAQPLLRAVSEAGYVNPTPIQAQAIPLLLAGGDLLAAAQTGTGKTAGFTLPILHRLLENQAPRRSRRPRCLILTPTRELAAQVQASVETYGKHVPLKSTVMFGGVGLNPQIRALEHGVDILVATPGRLLDHCGQKTVDLSGVEIFVLDEADRMLDMGFIRDIRRILGLLPKRRQNMLFSATFSDEIRALADGLLNNPGYVEVARRNAASDLVDQTVHLVAQEHKRDLLTHLIRRHDWRQVLVFTRTKHGANRLAEKLAEDGIPAAAIHGNKSQAARTKALADFKDGRVPVLVATDIAARGLDIDQLPHVVNFELPNVPEDYVHRIGRTGRAGNAGSAVSLVAKDELKLLSGIERLIKRPIQRGIADGFNPPPRPQIERRDDRPRRPQEARDAGGRQSPGSQPKARASLGTRSAARHSPKPQQRRGGDGLRSQGGGKRG from the coding sequence ATGTCATCAGAACTGAATTCTGCCGGCCCGGCGTTCGCCGATTTGGGGCTGGCTCAACCCCTTTTGCGCGCGGTTTCCGAAGCGGGCTACGTCAATCCCACGCCCATCCAGGCTCAGGCCATACCGTTGCTGCTCGCCGGTGGCGATCTGCTCGCCGCGGCCCAGACCGGAACCGGCAAGACCGCCGGTTTCACCTTGCCGATTCTGCACCGCTTACTCGAAAACCAGGCTCCTCGCCGCAGCCGCCGCCCGCGCTGCCTCATTTTGACGCCGACCCGCGAACTGGCGGCGCAGGTTCAGGCATCGGTCGAAACCTACGGCAAACACGTTCCGCTGAAATCCACGGTCATGTTCGGTGGGGTGGGACTCAACCCGCAGATTCGTGCCCTGGAACACGGGGTCGACATCCTCGTTGCCACACCGGGCCGGCTGCTCGATCACTGTGGGCAGAAGACCGTCGATCTTTCCGGTGTGGAAATCTTCGTGCTCGACGAGGCGGACCGCATGCTGGACATGGGGTTCATTCGCGACATCCGACGGATTTTGGGGCTGCTGCCGAAACGGCGGCAGAACATGTTGTTTTCGGCCACCTTCTCGGACGAAATCCGGGCGCTCGCCGACGGCCTGCTGAACAATCCCGGCTACGTCGAAGTGGCGCGCCGCAACGCGGCTTCCGATCTGGTGGACCAGACCGTCCACCTGGTGGCCCAGGAGCACAAGCGCGATTTGCTGACCCATTTGATTCGCCGGCACGACTGGCGTCAGGTGCTGGTGTTCACCCGGACCAAGCACGGTGCGAACCGGCTGGCGGAGAAACTGGCCGAAGACGGCATTCCGGCCGCGGCGATCCATGGCAACAAGAGCCAGGCGGCGCGCACCAAGGCGCTGGCAGACTTCAAGGACGGCCGGGTGCCGGTCCTGGTAGCGACCGACATCGCCGCGCGCGGCCTGGATATCGACCAGTTGCCGCACGTGGTGAATTTCGAGTTGCCGAATGTGCCCGAGGATTATGTCCATCGCATCGGACGCACGGGGCGTGCCGGCAACGCCGGTTCGGCGGTGTCGCTGGTGGCGAAGGATGAGCTGAAGCTGCTGAGCGGGATCGAGCGTTTGATCAAGCGGCCGATCCAGCGCGGGATCGCGGACGGCTTCAATCCGCCGCCCCGTCCGCAGATCGAGCGCAGGGACGATCGGCCACGGCGCCCGCAAGAGGCGCGCGATGCGGGTGGACGGCAGTCTCCCGGAAGCCAGCCGAAGGCACGGGCGAGTTTGG